From a region of the Mesomycoplasma ovipneumoniae ATCC 29419 genome:
- a CDS encoding PTS transporter subunit EIIC: MTVKFSGKIKKITPKQKSHKSENSVFNRILNQLQRLGKSLMFPIAVLPIAALLLRIGALIQDPSANGSIGISEAQKFIGRLISTPGGIVFDNLAIIFAIGISFGFAKDNRGEAALVGAVVWYGMTALLKQNQLAEAIYSKVLVADSGELKGLTQLLYFLKAGKPVYQLDSGVIGGIVVGIVVAFLYNKYKNVKLPQTLSFFGGRRFVPMLGILSIIPLGLFFAIIWPWAQYGLIKIGSALSDQSANRYARGFYVSVYAFLNRLLQPFGLHHILNTFVWFQLPIEGVLISPVVDSVGKTIANAGDIHTVNGDITAFNTGIIGSGGFTTGFFPLYLGGLPGAAVAMIFAAKRENRKTITTFLAGATLVSFLTGIDEPLIFTFIFISPLLWLLNAFLTSLIYMFVTWTGMSIGIGFSAGFIDYIVSFPRSWAFAKNAGILANPLWIWAFSAIMFLIQGSSFYFFIKKFDIKTLGREDKIETQISENNENLETDSTKKTDSHNENIAQNTDKVSDKYEKMALDFIEIIGKENIEEVSNCATRLRLIVKDNKKDDQLDAKILAAGGRGIVRVGNKGLQIIVGTDVEFVADHVRKIIGK, translated from the coding sequence ATGACCGTTAAATTTTCTGGTAAAATTAAAAAAATTACTCCAAAACAAAAATCACATAAATCAGAAAATTCGGTTTTCAATCGAATTTTAAACCAATTACAACGACTTGGAAAATCACTAATGTTTCCAATTGCAGTTTTGCCAATTGCTGCACTTTTATTAAGAATTGGCGCACTGATTCAAGATCCTTCAGCAAATGGTTCTATCGGAATTTCCGAGGCACAAAAATTTATCGGGCGACTAATTTCAACTCCGGGTGGAATTGTTTTTGATAATTTGGCAATTATTTTTGCAATTGGAATCTCGTTTGGTTTTGCTAAAGATAATCGCGGCGAAGCCGCACTTGTTGGTGCTGTTGTCTGATACGGAATGACAGCACTTTTAAAACAAAATCAACTTGCTGAGGCAATTTATTCAAAAGTTTTAGTGGCCGACTCGGGCGAACTTAAAGGACTGACGCAACTTTTGTATTTCCTAAAAGCTGGCAAGCCCGTCTACCAGTTAGACTCGGGAGTTATTGGCGGTATTGTTGTCGGAATTGTTGTCGCGTTTTTGTATAATAAGTACAAAAACGTTAAATTACCACAGACACTTTCATTTTTTGGTGGTAGACGATTTGTGCCAATGTTAGGAATTTTATCAATAATTCCGCTTGGGTTATTTTTTGCAATTATTTGACCTTGGGCTCAATACGGACTAATTAAAATTGGTTCAGCCCTTTCAGATCAGAGCGCGAATCGTTATGCCCGGGGATTTTATGTCTCAGTTTATGCATTTCTTAATCGACTTTTACAGCCTTTTGGACTTCATCATATTCTAAATACTTTTGTTTGATTCCAATTGCCAATTGAAGGTGTATTAATTAGTCCTGTTGTTGATTCAGTGGGAAAAACTATTGCAAATGCTGGCGATATTCATACTGTAAATGGAGATATAACTGCATTTAATACCGGAATTATTGGTTCTGGTGGATTTACAACTGGATTTTTCCCTTTATATTTAGGTGGACTTCCTGGTGCTGCTGTGGCAATGATTTTTGCCGCAAAACGGGAAAATCGCAAAACAATTACTACATTTTTGGCAGGGGCAACACTTGTAAGTTTTCTTACTGGAATTGATGAACCCTTAATTTTTACTTTTATTTTTATTTCACCACTTTTATGACTTTTAAATGCTTTTCTTACTTCATTAATTTATATGTTCGTGACATGAACTGGAATGAGTATCGGAATTGGATTTAGTGCCGGATTTATTGACTATATTGTCTCTTTCCCACGTTCTTGAGCCTTTGCCAAAAATGCTGGAATTCTGGCAAATCCACTATGAATTTGGGCATTTTCAGCAATAATGTTTTTAATTCAAGGCTCAAGTTTTTACTTTTTCATTAAAAAGTTTGACATTAAAACCTTAGGTCGCGAAGACAAAATTGAAACACAAATAAGCGAAAATAATGAAAATTTAGAAACTGACAGCACTAAAAAAACAGACTCACATAATGAAAATATAGCCCAAAACACTGATAAAGTTAGTGACAAATATGAAAAAATGGCACTAGACTTTATTGAAATTATAGGCAAAGAAAACATTGAAGAAGTCTCAAATTGCGCAACAAGACTGCGACTTATTGTTAAAGATAATAAAAAAGATGATCAGTTAGATGCAAAAATTCTTGCAGCTGGTGGTCGAGGAATTGTTCGTGTTGGCAATAAAGGTCTGCAAATTATAGTTGGCACTGATGTTGAATTTGTTGCCGATCACGTTCGCAAAATAATAGGAAAATAA
- a CDS encoding glucosamine-6-phosphate deaminase translates to MKILIFKKLTDLHKYCAYLFIEQIRTKPNSVLGFATGVSPIETYKLLIEDHRQNGTSWDKITTFNLDEFVGIDQDHPEAFIKQMKTNLFDHVNVPVSQINIPNSKAVDLEQEVKLYEQKIAENPIDLQYISIGVNGHMAYNEPGTPFDSSTHVTNLTDETIIDMVKKGKFSDFDQCPKQAMTMGIQTILKHTKKAIMVSFGAHKADVTKQMLEEKPNSEITASFLQLHPNCIFILDKEAASKLSKETLDKAIFY, encoded by the coding sequence ATGAAAATATTAATTTTTAAAAAATTAACTGACCTACACAAATATTGTGCATACCTTTTTATTGAACAAATCAGAACAAAACCTAATTCAGTTTTAGGTTTTGCAACCGGGGTTTCACCAATTGAAACTTATAAACTTTTAATTGAAGACCACCGCCAAAACGGGACTTCCTGGGATAAAATTACAACATTTAATCTTGATGAATTTGTCGGAATTGACCAAGATCATCCAGAGGCATTTATCAAACAAATGAAAACTAATTTATTTGACCATGTTAATGTTCCAGTCTCCCAGATTAATATTCCTAACTCAAAAGCGGTAGATCTTGAACAAGAAGTAAAGCTATATGAGCAAAAAATCGCTGAAAATCCGATTGATTTACAATATATTAGCATCGGAGTCAACGGTCATATGGCCTATAATGAACCTGGAACACCTTTTGACTCAAGTACTCATGTTACTAATTTAACAGATGAGACAATTATTGATATGGTTAAAAAAGGGAAATTTTCCGATTTTGACCAGTGTCCAAAACAAGCAATGACAATGGGAATTCAAACAATTTTAAAACACACAAAAAAAGCAATTATGGTTTCTTTTGGTGCACATAAAGCCGATGTGACAAAACAAATGTTAGAAGAAAAACCTAATTCAGAAATTACTGCTTCTTTTTTACAGTTGCACCCAAATTGTATTTTTATTTTAGACAAAGAAGCTGCCTCTAAATTATCAAAAGAAACACTTGATAAAGCAATTTTTTACTAA
- a CDS encoding amidohydrolase family protein, whose protein sequence is MLYKNLRIISHLEEFFGWIELDESGTIVNLGRGNTNFEGIDCKNNILLPAFIDSHTHGGYGFSFEDFSNPDWEKNFLEYKEKLHKFEGVAAIFGTTVTQSWSKIQHNSEFFSFLLKKYPYFLLNWYLEGPFISVEKKGAHDANLIISAKNFHFEFLAKKFAKKITVVVAPERNSAKLIDFYHKSINFAIGHSNCFDFEKGHELKNYRRFTHFFNGSSNFDHRSQSLTNLIFESKLPRNFLVELITDGLHIRNSTLKFTIKNLKKENWIAVSDSLAQKGLKDGFYNLGDLETEKKGDLFYLKNSQQIAGSGMSYLSILKNLKQNLKLSWQEIVFCSSYNVAKAHNLLDYFGTVKVGQKANFVIVDDDFNLKMVAIFGQIYTQF, encoded by the coding sequence ATGTTATACAAAAATTTAAGAATTATAAGTCATTTAGAAGAATTTTTTGGCTGAATTGAGTTAGATGAGAGCGGAACTATTGTCAATTTAGGACGTGGAAATACCAATTTTGAAGGTATTGATTGTAAAAATAACATTTTGTTACCAGCTTTTATCGATTCGCACACTCATGGTGGTTATGGTTTTTCTTTTGAGGATTTTTCTAACCCAGATTGAGAAAAAAATTTTCTTGAGTATAAAGAAAAATTACATAAATTTGAAGGTGTAGCGGCTATTTTTGGAACAACAGTCACTCAATCTTGATCTAAAATTCAACACAATTCTGAGTTTTTTAGTTTTTTGCTTAAAAAATATCCATACTTTTTGCTAAATTGGTATTTAGAAGGACCTTTTATTTCTGTTGAAAAAAAGGGCGCTCATGATGCAAACTTAATTATTTCGGCTAAAAATTTTCATTTTGAATTTTTGGCAAAAAAATTTGCTAAAAAAATTACAGTTGTAGTTGCCCCCGAAAGAAACTCGGCAAAATTAATTGATTTTTATCACAAGTCAATTAATTTTGCAATTGGCCATTCAAATTGTTTTGACTTTGAAAAAGGTCATGAATTAAAAAACTACCGTAGATTTACACACTTTTTTAATGGCAGTTCTAACTTTGATCATAGAAGTCAATCGCTTACTAACCTAATTTTTGAATCAAAATTACCTAGAAATTTTCTAGTTGAGCTAATTACCGACGGACTTCATATTAGAAATTCAACATTAAAATTCACAATAAAAAATCTTAAAAAGGAAAATTGAATTGCTGTTTCAGATTCGCTTGCCCAAAAAGGACTTAAAGACGGATTTTATAATTTAGGAGACTTAGAAACTGAGAAAAAAGGCGATTTATTTTACTTGAAAAATTCACAACAAATCGCCGGAAGTGGTATGAGCTATCTTAGTATTCTCAAAAATTTAAAGCAAAACCTTAAACTTTCATGACAAGAAATTGTTTTTTGCTCTTCGTATAACGTTGCAAAAGCTCACAATCTTTTAGATTATTTTGGGACAGTCAAAGTTGGCCAAAAGGCAAATTTTGTTATTGTTGATGATGATTTTAATCTAAAGATGGTGGCAATTTTTGGTCAAATTTACACTCAGTTTTAA
- a CDS encoding P110/LppT family adhesin N-terminal domain, with translation MKLLKKPFWLVSTILGSAIALSAVIGIPLGLKAYNNSYYSFLNESPTEQALANTASVSSEQFSTIVSNLKLNPNIANISAKTALAAAKSRLYQFDLSSGFDFGDLKSKDYQISFNFENAIAEDTSIKNVVVFARSEKEQITYSKQIELKGFAASDQASGDLDKFQVDESKSFIDVSRSNLLQKEFENKLKTNFQKSTRIVNNFSKLESSLASSGASLSLYNSLDEPIFLDSDYSLEVVLDSKNQLSFTEKDKKLFLDVNLVNKKDNKTKKLSLEIRGLIDPDEFKSTLMTWLKDHFSGNIKMKEALQDALIKDKTTLVDFLYNKKSGTNTEEIIQKPVSELFEIDLTQLSPRTKFGTFDLKIEPKLFDATKISQADQQKLLKDKKVRFEFDINFSRQDSTLEQKITVNLDVVVDLNKYEQALGQLLGSVNSVQEFSLKDQSGPRTLSTNEIKETVDQLFELAKTTTNLEDPSDEVVTKVFLLDNGRYPSTREITKSKNELKKVIEEAKAKASSISSQSVNASNFADEESTTTGESGNGSTPTPAPAPTPDSAQKIGTNVWTTLNTASIYNLSDAKIEYQIEVQEDHQLVFDFKLVSTNDDSKVLASSQIVVNNVINSEKSAYDIIKKYNPSLFLDPVSLENTDKDGKVNLFDPENKRLAFQSEQARRTADGLELTKPLKFQNTEPEGSKTEATKTEATKTEAAKLMATKTEATKTEVAESASILKEAPAKPFSRLDSGALYLAFSAKGISDGKQHYLLSDKDGKGIFIQKVASNGDQKPVYVIGMDYKQLSNYAYLNRRFTDRKLGFSAYTQFFGGYANLLKILDKQQVLVTSGISRNNTVSGNNRSNNPSLKPSSYLYKSWDGVGLFPNDKPTKMLYEKTEYFVTVPTEAKVPTINDTANNVYFSQSFYSPKDADVTKNKNLIEEDSNLLLEIIKTPFSITLSLYSSNSQDPKNYKEVGDVIYNIDPSKTWNPFPNYFNLDWTQIGPVEPTPATAEPVPTTPKEPAPTAPKEPAPTAPAAPQTNESGKSQSTITLKAFAVFDHPDFTNGKTSLARQEIVDAFIDAYIKK, from the coding sequence ATGAAACTATTAAAAAAGCCTTTTTGATTAGTATCAACAATTTTAGGATCAGCAATTGCACTAAGCGCTGTTATTGGGATCCCCTTAGGTCTAAAAGCCTATAATAATTCTTATTATTCATTTTTAAATGAAAGCCCAACAGAGCAAGCCCTTGCAAATACAGCCAGTGTTTCAAGTGAACAATTTAGTACAATTGTCTCAAATTTAAAACTAAATCCAAATATTGCTAATATTTCAGCAAAAACTGCGCTTGCAGCAGCCAAAAGTAGACTTTACCAATTTGACTTAAGTTCAGGTTTTGATTTTGGCGATCTAAAATCAAAAGATTACCAAATTAGTTTTAATTTTGAAAATGCTATTGCTGAAGATACTTCGATTAAAAATGTTGTAGTTTTTGCCCGTTCAGAAAAAGAACAAATAACTTATTCAAAACAAATTGAACTCAAAGGTTTTGCAGCTAGCGATCAAGCCAGTGGTGATCTTGATAAATTTCAAGTTGATGAATCCAAATCTTTTATTGATGTCTCAAGAAGCAATCTTTTACAAAAAGAATTTGAAAATAAACTAAAAACAAATTTCCAAAAATCAACAAGAATTGTCAATAATTTTTCCAAACTTGAAAGCTCACTGGCTTCTTCTGGGGCTAGTCTTAGTCTTTATAATTCTTTAGATGAACCAATTTTCTTGGATAGTGATTATAGTCTTGAAGTTGTTCTTGATTCTAAAAACCAATTATCTTTTACAGAAAAAGATAAAAAATTATTTTTAGATGTTAATTTAGTTAATAAAAAAGATAACAAAACTAAAAAATTAAGTCTTGAAATTCGTGGTTTAATTGATCCTGATGAGTTCAAATCAACTCTTATGACTTGACTTAAAGATCATTTTAGTGGAAACATTAAAATGAAAGAAGCCCTTCAAGATGCACTAATCAAAGATAAAACCACATTAGTTGATTTTTTATACAATAAAAAATCAGGAACAAATACTGAAGAAATTATTCAAAAACCAGTTAGTGAACTTTTTGAAATTGACTTAACTCAGTTAAGTCCAAGAACAAAATTTGGGACTTTTGATCTCAAAATTGAACCAAAACTTTTTGATGCAACCAAAATTAGCCAAGCTGACCAACAAAAACTTCTTAAAGACAAAAAAGTTCGCTTTGAATTTGATATTAACTTTAGCCGTCAAGACAGCACATTAGAACAAAAAATAACTGTTAATCTCGATGTAGTTGTTGATTTAAATAAATACGAGCAAGCCCTAGGACAACTTCTTGGATCAGTAAATTCAGTTCAAGAATTTAGTCTTAAAGATCAAAGTGGACCAAGAACGCTTTCAACTAATGAAATTAAAGAAACAGTTGACCAACTTTTTGAACTAGCAAAAACTACTACCAATTTAGAAGATCCTAGCGATGAAGTTGTTACAAAAGTATTTTTACTTGACAATGGTAGATACCCATCAACTAGGGAAATTACAAAATCTAAAAATGAACTTAAAAAAGTAATAGAAGAAGCTAAAGCAAAAGCTAGCTCAATTAGTTCACAATCTGTAAATGCTTCTAATTTTGCTGATGAAGAATCAACTACGACTGGTGAATCAGGTAATGGTTCAACTCCAACTCCAGCTCCTGCTCCAACCCCTGATTCTGCTCAAAAAATTGGAACTAATGTTTGGACAACACTAAATACAGCTTCAATTTATAATCTTAGTGATGCGAAAATTGAATACCAAATTGAAGTTCAAGAAGATCACCAATTAGTTTTTGACTTTAAATTAGTTTCAACTAATGATGATTCAAAAGTTCTTGCTTCTTCCCAAATTGTTGTTAATAATGTTATTAACTCTGAAAAATCAGCTTATGACATTATTAAAAAATATAATCCTTCCTTATTTTTAGACCCAGTTAGTTTAGAAAACACTGATAAAGATGGCAAAGTTAATTTATTTGACCCTGAAAACAAAAGACTAGCTTTCCAATCCGAACAAGCAAGAAGAACTGCTGATGGTCTTGAGCTTACAAAACCTTTAAAATTTCAAAATACTGAACCTGAAGGTTCTAAAACCGAAGCGACAAAAACAGAAGCTACAAAAACTGAAGCAGCGAAACTTATGGCCACAAAAACAGAGGCTACTAAAACAGAAGTCGCAGAATCTGCATCTATTTTGAAAGAGGCTCCTGCAAAACCATTTTCGCGTCTTGATTCAGGTGCACTTTATTTAGCTTTTAGTGCCAAAGGTATTTCTGATGGAAAACAACACTATCTTTTATCAGATAAAGACGGAAAAGGAATTTTTATCCAAAAAGTTGCATCAAATGGGGATCAAAAACCGGTTTATGTTATTGGAATGGATTATAAACAGCTTTCGAATTATGCTTATTTAAATAGACGTTTTACCGACAGGAAACTCGGATTTAGCGCTTATACTCAATTTTTTGGTGGATATGCTAATTTATTAAAAATTCTTGACAAACAACAAGTTTTAGTTACATCAGGAATTTCTAGAAATAATACAGTTTCAGGAAATAACCGTTCTAATAATCCAAGTCTCAAACCTTCTTCATACTTGTACAAGTCATGAGATGGTGTTGGTTTATTCCCTAACGATAAACCAACAAAAATGCTTTATGAAAAAACTGAATATTTTGTAACAGTGCCAACAGAGGCAAAAGTGCCAACAATTAATGACACTGCAAATAACGTTTATTTTAGCCAATCTTTTTACTCACCAAAAGATGCTGATGTTACAAAAAATAAAAATTTAATTGAAGAGGATTCAAATCTTTTATTAGAAATAATAAAAACCCCTTTTTCAATAACTCTAAGTTTATATTCTTCAAACAGTCAGGATCCTAAAAATTACAAAGAAGTAGGCGATGTTATTTATAATATCGACCCTTCAAAAACTTGAAATCCTTTCCCAAACTACTTTAATTTAGATTGAACCCAAATAGGTCCAGTTGAGCCAACACCAGCAACCGCCGAACCTGTGCCTACAACACCAAAAGAACCAGCTCCTACTGCTCCAAAGGAACCAGCACCTACAGCGCCGGCGGCTCCTCAAACTAACGAGTCTGGTAAATCTCAATCTACAATTACATTAAAAGCTTTTGCCGTTTTTGATCATCCTGATTTTACAAATGGTAAAACTTCTCTTGCTCGTCAAGAAATAGTTGATGCATTTATTGATGCTTACATTAAAAAATAG